The sequence below is a genomic window from Desulfurobacterium atlanticum.
ATCTCTGCGAGATTGGCACCTTTACCGCCTAAAAGATTTTTCATACTTGCAGTTCCTTCTGCCTTACCACCACCAAAAAAATAAACTCTTTTAACCATCAGCCGCCCCCTTGCTTAACCTCTAATCTTTCTAAAGTCTGCAATCTGAGAAATCGTTTCTGATATCTCTTTTAAAATAGAAAGCCTTCTATTTCTCACTTCCTCATCTTTATCCATTACCATCACATTATCAAAAAAAGCATCAACACTATCTTTAAGCTTCTTTACAGCAAGAAGTGCATCTTTATAGTTCCTATCTTCAATACTTCTTTCTATTTCAGCTTTAACTTCAGTAAAACTCTCCAGAAGCTGCTTTTCATACCTGTTGTCAACACTACCAATATCTACTGGATTAAACCCTTCAGGGATAATATTCATCACCCTTCTCATAGTAAGAAGAACTTCCTCAAAGCCCTCTTCTTTCCTTAACTGTTCAATCGCTTCTATCCGTTTAAGAGCATCTGCAAGATTATCCGTAGCACCAACTACCGCATCTATAGTATCATGACTGAATCTATCTGAAAGCAACCCTTTGAATCTATCTTTGATAAACTCAAGCACATCATTAATTGCAAAATTTTCATTAAGCGACATTCCCTGAGAGCTATATAGGTTAAAACTCTCTTTCAAAAGTTCCCAGAGGTTTAAAAACACTCCTTTCTCAACCAGTATCCTTACAAGCCCTATAGCATTTCTTCTTAAAGCAAACGGATCCATTGAACCGGTAGGTTTAAGCCCTGCACCGAAAAATCCTACAAGATTATCTATCTTCTCTGCAACAGAGAGAGATATACCTGCACCTGTTTCTGGAAGAGTATCATCAGAAAACCTTGGCAGATACTGCTCAAATATCGCTTCAGCCACCTCTTTATCCTCACCATCAAGAAGGGCATAGTTCTTACCCATCACGCCTTGAAGCTCTGTAAACTCCTTTACCATCTCAGTAACAAGGTCAGCCTTTGAAAGGAAAGCAGCTCTTTCCGCTTTCCTTTTATCTGCATTTATAAAATCAGCTACAAATGGAGATAGTTGCTTTAACCTTTCAACCTTTTGATACATCGTGCCAAGCTTATCATGAAACACAATACCTTTTAACCTTTCAACTTTTGCTGAAAGAGGCGTTTTTCTGTCCTCTTCAAAGAAAAACATCGCATCGGCAAGACGCGCCCTTAAAACTTTCTCATAACCGTGCCTTACAACTGCTTCATCAGGCGGCTTTATGTTTGAAACGGCAACAAAATAGTTTTTCAACTTTCCATTTCTATCTTTTAAAGAAAAGTAACGCTGATGTTCTTTCATAACAACAATCGGAACCTCTTCAGGAAGCTCAAGGTATATCCTATCAAAACTTCCAAGAATCGGATACGGATACTCTACAAGATTTGCAACCTCTTCAAGAAGCTCCTCATCTTCAAAAAGAACTCCTTCCACCGATTCAGCCAGAGTTTTAGCTACATCAAAAATAATAGCTTTTCTCTTTTCTATATCCGCAACAACAAACCTTCTTTCAAGCTCCTCTATAAAGTTATCAACCTCTCTTACATCAAGGGGCTCAGGTGATAAAAATCTATGACCGTAAGAGATAACGTCTGAGTTTATCCCATCAAGTGAAAATGAAACTTTTTCTTCTCCAAAAACACAACATATCCAGCGTATAGGCCTTCCAAACCTTAAATTCCCACTGCCCCAGCGCATGCTCTTTTTAAATGGAATTTTTCTGATAATTTCAGGAAGTTTTTCTTTCAAAAGAGAAACAGTATCCTTACCTTTTACAATTTTTTTAAAACCAGCATAAATACCTTTTTCTGTCTCTATCTTTATAAGCTCTGAAACATCCACACCTTTTGACTTTGCAAAACCAAGAGCCGCTTTTGTTGGATTTCCATCACAGTCAAAAGCAGCTTTCCATGAAGGCCCTGTAACAAGTACCTCTCTATCTGGTTCCTTTTCTGGAACACCTTCGGCAATCAAGATAAGTCTTCGCGGCGTTCCAAACACCTCCACAGCTTCAGCAAAAAGATGGGATTCTTTCAACAGATTTTGAAATTGAGACTTTAAATTTTCAAGGGCAGGTTTTATAAAAGATGCAGGAAGTTCCTCTGTACCTATCTCAAGAACAAAGTTTTTAGCTTTCACCAGCACTTACCCCTTCTTTCTTTTTCAGATACTCTTTTGCACACAGATTGGCAAGCTTTCTAACTCTTCCTATGTAGGAAGCTCTCTCAGCAACAGATATAGCACCTCTTGCATCAAGGATGTTAAAAACATGAGAACATTTTAAGCAGAAATCGTAAGCTGGCAGAACCAACCCTTTTTCAACAAGTCGCTTTGATTCCTTTTCATACTTTGAGAATAGGTCAAAAAGCATATCCACATCTGCCTCTTCAAAGTTGTAAACAGACCACTGATATTCAGCTTCCTTATAAAGATCACCATATTTAACGCCGTCAGTCCATACAATATCAAAAACGTTATCAACATTCTGAATATACATAGCTATTCTTTCAAGACCGTAGGTGATTTCCACAGAAACAGGATTAAGGGTTATACCACCCGCCTGCTGGAAATAAGTAAACTGGGTAATCTCCATACCATCAAGCCAGACCTCCCAACCAAGCCCCCAGGCTCCAAGGGTCGGAGACTCCCAGTCATCCTCAACAAAACGGATGTCGTGCTCATAAGGATTTATTCCCAGAGCCTTAAGGCTTCCAAGATAAAGTTCCTGGCTGTTTTCAGGAGATGGTTTAAGGATCACCTGAAACTGAAAGTATCTTTGAAGCCTGTTAGGATTCTCACCATACCTTCCATCAGCAGGCCTTCTGCACGCCTGAACATAAGCTACATTCCACGGTTTAGGATCAAGAACTTTTAAAAAAGTGAAAGGATGCATTGTTCCTGCACCCTGCTCAACATCATAACTTTTTCCTATTATGCAACCCTTCTCAGACCAGTAGTTTTCCAGTGTAAATATTATTTCCTGAAAAGTCACCTTAAATCTCCACAAAATTTAGTAAAAATTTCGCGCTAATTTTAAAATTCTTTAAAAAATCAGTCAAATAAATGCAGAAACATTCTACCATTGATAGAAAACAGAAACAAAAAAGGGGCAGCCTGTAGCTGCCCCAACTGTAAAGTTACCAAATCCCAAATCACTTAGCTATTTTTACCTCTTCAGCTATAAGGTCTCCCATCTCTTCTGTTGAAACAAGCTTACAACCTTCAGAGTAGATATCTTTTGTTCTGTAACCTTTTGCAAGGACAGAACGCACAGCCTTATCTATAGCTTCTTCCACTTCAGGCATATCAAACGAGTAGGTAAACATCATCGCTGCTGAGTTTATAGTAGCAATAGGATTCGCTATGTTCTGACCGGCTATATCAGGTGCAGAACCGTGGATCGGCTCATAAAGACCTATCTTTCCGCCGATACTTGCAGACGGAAGCATTCCTAAAGAACCTGTAAGCATGGCACAGGCATCAGAAAGAATATCTCCAAACATATTCGTGGTTACAATTACATCAAACTGCTTTGGCCACCTTATTATCTGCATTGCAGCGTTATCAACATACATATGATTTAGCTCTACATCTTCATACTCTTTATGAACCCTTTCAACAACCTCTCTCCAGAGCACCGTAGCTTCAAGAACGTTGGCTTTATCAACACTTGTTACTTTTTTACCTCTCTTTCTTGCAACCTCAAAAGCAACTCTTGCAATTCTTTCAACTTCATGCTCTTTGTATCTTAAAGTGTTAATTCCCACTCTTTCATCACCATCAACAAAAATACCTTTTGGAATCCCAAAATAGATTCCGCTGTTAAGCTCCCTGACAACCATTATGTCAACACCTTTAATTATCTCAGGCTTTAAAGATGAAGCATCTATAAGCTCATCGTAAAGCTTTGCAGGTCTCAAGTTTGCAAAGGTATTTAAAAGCTTCCTTAAACCGAGCAATGCCCTTTCCGGTCTTATTGAAAATTCAAGATTATCCCACTTTGGGCCACCTACAGCACCAAGTAAAACCGCATCTGAAGATAAAACTATCTCTTTAGTTTCATCTGGAAATGGGACACCGGTTTCATCTATTGCCGCTCCACCTATAAGAGCTTCTTTATAGGTGATTTCCAGTCCAAACCTCTCTGCAGCAGCATCCATAACTTTTATCGCCTGCCTAACAATTTCAGGCCCTATACCGTCTCCCGGTAAAACTGCAACTTTTATCCTCTTCAAGATAACCTCCCTATCTGTTTTCCTTCAATTTCTTTTTTGCATACTCCATAAGCCCGCCTGCATCCATTATTTCCCTTATCTCCGGCGGAATCGGAGTAGCCTGAAATTCCGTATTTTTAGTAATATTTCTAATAATACCCGTAACAGGATTTACTTCAACAATATCACCTTCCTCAATACCTTCCACAGCTTCTGGAGACTCAAAAATCGGAAGACCAATATTTATACAGTTTCTGTAGAAAATTCTTGCAAAAGATTTTGCAATAACAGCAGATACACCTGCAGCCTTTATCGCAATAGGAGCATGCTCCCTGGAAGAACCGCAACCAAAATTTTTCCCTGCAACAATAATATCCCCTTTCTGCACTTTGGAGGGAAATTCAGGGTCAGCATCCTCCATACAGTGTTTTGCAAGTTCTGCAGGATCAGAAGTGTTAAGATACCTTGCAGGTATTATCTCATCCGTATTTATATCATCCCCGAACTTAAAAGCTTTTCCTCTGTAAACTTCACTGGACATAACCTGCCTCCTTAAGTTATCTTAAAGTTGAAGTTGAATTTTATCAAAGCATTACGTTTATATCCTACCGCAACAGTGAGAGTGTTTGAAAATTCTCATTTGTTTCTAAAAGGTATTGAGATTCTTCGGCTGCAAAGCAGCCTCAGAATGACGATGAAAGTCATCCTGAGGGCAAAGCCCGAAGGATCTCTTAAAGTTCATAGCCATTTTTCAAACAGCCTCCCGCAACAGTTACAAAATTCCACAGTTAGTGTTATAAATTATTAGATGAGTTTTAAGATTACAACCTGAGGGTCTGGAAATGAAAATACGAACAAAATTTGCAATTCTCCTTACAATAATGGGACTTTTTGGCTTTTTGGCTGCAACTGTAGGTATATACGGAATGCGTATCCACGTAAGAGTGGATAACGCTATAGAAGTGGCAAACACAGAAAAGTATCTCCTTGAAAAAATTTTAAGAAGTTATCTGTTTCTAAAAGAAGGTTATGACGGAAAAATAGAGAAAGAGCTTAAAACAAGCCAGAGAATGTTTGAAATAAACCTGAAAGCTATCAAAAACGGTGGAGTTGTTCTTGTACCAAAAGAAGCCACAAACAATAACCCATTTCAAAATTTTTACATAAAACCCCTGGGAAAACAAAAGGAATACAAGCCACTTTTAACAAAAATAGAAAGAGAATGGAAAAACATCAAAAATTTACTTACATCCAGTGCTCCACCCTATGAAATCTACATTGAATCAAAAAAGATTAAAAAAGAGTTAAACATACTAATAGATAAACTGAAACTCAGCGACGATAGGTATCTCTTTTATGAACTTGAAATAGGATTTATCATTGCAGGAACTTTCGTTTTCATTATAATAGGCATCATGTTATTTGATGTTTCAAAAAAGATAGAAAAACTTTCCTATGCCATCACAAGTATTCCAACAGGAAAATTCTGCAAACTCTCAAAACTTCCCGAAAAATACAGAACAAACGATGAAATAGGTCAGGCGTTTATCGCAGCAGAGGAAACTTCACAACTTATATTCTCTCTCCTCGGAAGAATAAAAAAGATGCTTCAGAACTTCCAGACAGGAAAAATTTCAAAGGTCAGAACCGACGATCTTGAAGGGAAATGGAAGGAGATAGGAGAACTCCTTAACGCCATATCGGAAAAATGGGCAGAAGGAGCACAAACTACACTGAGATGGATTGAATGTTTCAAAAAGCTTAAAAGCTGTGAAACTTGTGAAAGAAGATTTAACTGTATCATCCCTGCCGATAATCAAGGAATATACAAAGAGATCTACGGCACTTTAAAAAAACTGAAAGATGAAACAATGGTTGCAGCAGACGAAATAGATAGATTCAGAAAAGAAATTTCAAAAGCTATAAGAGAAGGGAAAACATTCATACCTTCAAGTATTGATTACTCAAAAATTCCCGATTTTCTCCATGAAATCGCAAAATCACTTGAAGATATGGCAATCTCCCTTTTAAACGCACTTTCAAGCCAGAAAATATTTCTTGCAACCGTTTCCCACGATATAAGAACTCCTTTAAACGGCATAATCGGCTTTTTAGGATTGTTAAACCAGTCTGACAAGCTTTCTCCAAAAGACAGAGAATATGTAGAACTTGCACTGTCAAGTGCAAAACAGCTTTTAAGTCTTGTAAACGATATACTGGATGTGGCAAAAATACAGGCTGAACAGATAGAACTTTACACAGAACCGATAAACATAATTAAAGTGGTTAAAGACACAGCCTACGCTTTATCTTCCAACTTAAAAGAAGGAGTAGAACTAAAATTTAACTTCCCTGAAGAGGAACTATGGGTAGAAGGAGATGAAAAAAGAATTAAACAGATATTCTTCAACCTCCTTTCAAACGCAGCGAAATTCACAGAGAAAGGCTTTATTGAAGTTGGGCTAAAAAGAGTAAAAGAGGAGAAAGAGAAAAATGCATACAAACTTCTCTTTTATGTGAAAGACACAGGTATAGGCATTCCTTACGAAAAACAGCCACTTCTTTTCAAGCCATTCTCACAGATTAAAAGTAGAACAGCTAAGAAAGTGGAAGGCACAGGACTTGGTCTTTTCATAACCAAAAAACTTGCAAACATTATGGGTGGAGATGTGTGGGTTGATAGCAAGCCCGGAAAGGGTTCCACCTTTTATGTATTACTTGAACTAAAGAAAGCAAAACCACCAGCAAAGCAAGAACAACTTGATGAAATGGAATGTGAAAATGTGGATAAAAACCTTAAAATTCTTATTGCTGAAGATATAATAGTTAATCAAATATTTATCAGAGAACTTCTTAAAAAGAAATTCGGTATAGAAAATGTAAAAATTGTTGACAACGGTAAAAAAGCTGTTGAAGCTGCCGAAAAGGAACAGTTTGACCTGATTTTGATGGATCTTAAAATGCCTGTAATGGACGGTTTAACAGCTATAGAAGAAATTAGAAAGAAAGGAATAGATGTGCCTATATTTATGCTGACAGCAGATGCTTTCAGAGATTCTGAAGAGAAAGCTATAAAAGCAGGAGCTGATGGTTATCTTGTGAAACCTGTTGATTTTAAACAACTCTGCAAAGCTCTCTCATACGCTTCAAAGATAAAGATGAAACGAAAAGGTGAAGAGAAATGAACAAAGTAGGTATTTGTGTTGGAGAAGCAACTCCAAGGGAAATAACATTTATAAGCAACGGAAATATCCAGCTTGGAGACTATGTAGAACTCTCCTACGATGGATTTAGAACCCTTGGATTTGTTAAAGAGATACGCTGCATAAACAGAACGGTAAGTGAAGACCTTAACATAAAAGATATAGAAAAACTTAAAAGCCTAACAGACGGATTTAAAACATACATAGGGAAAATAGCGATTCTTGGCGATGTGGAAAAAGGAATGTTTGTTCCCAGAACTCCGCCGCCACCTGGAACAGACATCTTTCCGGCATCAAAGGAAACCCTTGAAAAAGTGTTTGGAAAAGATGACGGTAAAAAACTCAAACTTGGAACGCTGCTTACAAGGCCTGATGTAAACGTTTATGTTGATATAGACCAGATAGTCAGCAGACACCTTGCAATCCTTGCAATTACAGGGGGCGGTAAGTCAAATACCGTTTCTGTTATCATAGAAGGTATCCTTGAAAAATTTGGAACAATACTTGTATTTGATATGCACGGTGAATACATAAACTTTGACTTCAGAAGAAACGGTAAAAATGTAGTAAATCGTCTTGAATTAAAATTAAACCCGGCATACTTAAACTATAAAGAGTTTCGTCAATTCATAAACGTTGATGACAACGCATTCATTCAGGACAGGTATCTTAAAAGAGCCTTTAAAACTACACTGGAAGAGATTTCCGCAGGAAAAATCCAGACAAGTCAGTTCTGGGGACGATTAAAAGGAGAACTTGAAGCTTACAAGGAACTTGCGAAAGAAGACCCGGATATAAAAGAAGACAGAAAATCAATTGTTGGTGTTTTAAACAAAGTAGAAGACGCAATGGAATCGTATCATGAGCTTTTTGACCTTTTTGAAAAACCGATAGTTGAACAGATAGAACCGGGCAGTCTTAACGTTATAGATTTTTCTCAGGTTGATGAAAAGGTGGCAGACATTATTGTAAGTCACGTTTTAAGAAACCTTCTTGAAAAACGGAAAAAATTTATCCACGGATATGAAAATGGTCTCAAATTCCCCGTTTTAACAATAATAGAAGAAGCCCATATCCTTGCATCTTCAACAATAAACACAAAATCAAAATACTGGATTTCCCGGGTGGCAAGAGAAGGAAGAAAGTTTGGATTAGGGTTGTGTCTTGTAAGTCAAAGGCCAAAATCTCTTGACTCCAACACCCTCTCTCAGGCAAACAACATGGTAATACTTAAACTTGTAGAACCGGGAGACCAGAGACATGTTCAGCAGGCAGCAGAATCTTTAAGCAGTGAACTGGTGGAACAACTTCCATCCCTTAATGTGGGGGAAGCTCTTGTAATGGGAAAAATGATAGGTGTTCCTGCCCTTGTAAAGATAGACCTTGCAAAAAGTAAAAAGAGTGGGAAAGATATAAGTGCAGTAGAAGAGTGGCAGGAGATAGTAGAAAAGAGAAAACAGTTAGAAGAAGATATCAATAGTTTGGCGGATTTCTATGATGAATAGGATAAGTGTGGAAATATTCAAGGAGAAGAAGAAAATCGCTCTTTTATCTATCAGCGTAAATTTTACCCTATTTATTATCAAGCTTATTGCAGGACTTATCAGCGGAGCCACAACTCTTGTGGCAGACGCTATCCATTCTCTATCAGACCTTGCCGCTGCTGTTTCTGTTTACACAGGAATAGAGATAGCAAATAAAAAACCAAAAGAGTTTCCCTACGGACTTTACAAGGTAGAAAACCTTGTGGCTACAATAAGTGCTTTTGCAATATTCCTTGCCGGGTATGAAATTTTCAGATACACATTCTTCAACGGAAAAGAGAAACAGCTTGATAACCTTCCCATAGCTATAGGAACTGTTATAGCTTCCATAGCCATAACATTCCTTTTCTCAAAATATGAAGAGAAAAAGGGCAGGGAACTTAACTCTCCAAGCCTTTTAGCTGATGCAGAACACGTAAAAACCGATATGTTAAGCTCCATTGTTGTCCTTATAGGAATAGCGGCAAACTACTTCGGTCTATTTTCAATAGAAAAAATCACCGTTCTTATAATAGTTGCTTTCATTCTTCACTCTGGATTTGAAATTCTAACAGACTCTCTCAAAGTTCTCCTTGACGCCTCAGTGGATAGTGAAACTTTAAATAGAGTTGAAAAGATACTTCTTTCATTTCCTATAGTTACCAAAATAAAGTCTTTAAAAGGAAGAAACTCCGGTAGCTACATATTCCTTGAAGCTGAAATCTACGTTGACTCAGACTCCCTTGAACAGGTGCACCAGACTCTTGATGAGATAGAAAAAAAGATAAAAAAAGAGATACCTTTTGTTGAAA
It includes:
- the glyS gene encoding glycine--tRNA ligase subunit beta, with the translated sequence MLVKAKNFVLEIGTEELPASFIKPALENLKSQFQNLLKESHLFAEAVEVFGTPRRLILIAEGVPEKEPDREVLVTGPSWKAAFDCDGNPTKAALGFAKSKGVDVSELIKIETEKGIYAGFKKIVKGKDTVSLLKEKLPEIIRKIPFKKSMRWGSGNLRFGRPIRWICCVFGEEKVSFSLDGINSDVISYGHRFLSPEPLDVREVDNFIEELERRFVVADIEKRKAIIFDVAKTLAESVEGVLFEDEELLEEVANLVEYPYPILGSFDRIYLELPEEVPIVVMKEHQRYFSLKDRNGKLKNYFVAVSNIKPPDEAVVRHGYEKVLRARLADAMFFFEEDRKTPLSAKVERLKGIVFHDKLGTMYQKVERLKQLSPFVADFINADKRKAERAAFLSKADLVTEMVKEFTELQGVMGKNYALLDGEDKEVAEAIFEQYLPRFSDDTLPETGAGISLSVAEKIDNLVGFFGAGLKPTGSMDPFALRRNAIGLVRILVEKGVFLNLWELLKESFNLYSSQGMSLNENFAINDVLEFIKDRFKGLLSDRFSHDTIDAVVGATDNLADALKRIEAIEQLRKEEGFEEVLLTMRRVMNIIPEGFNPVDIGSVDNRYEKQLLESFTEVKAEIERSIEDRNYKDALLAVKKLKDSVDAFFDNVMVMDKDEEVRNRRLSILKEISETISQIADFRKIRG
- a CDS encoding glycine--tRNA ligase subunit alpha, which produces MTFQEIIFTLENYWSEKGCIIGKSYDVEQGAGTMHPFTFLKVLDPKPWNVAYVQACRRPADGRYGENPNRLQRYFQFQVILKPSPENSQELYLGSLKALGINPYEHDIRFVEDDWESPTLGAWGLGWEVWLDGMEITQFTYFQQAGGITLNPVSVEITYGLERIAMYIQNVDNVFDIVWTDGVKYGDLYKEAEYQWSVYNFEEADVDMLFDLFSKYEKESKRLVEKGLVLPAYDFCLKCSHVFNILDARGAISVAERASYIGRVRKLANLCAKEYLKKKEGVSAGES
- the leuB gene encoding 3-isopropylmalate dehydrogenase, giving the protein MKRIKVAVLPGDGIGPEIVRQAIKVMDAAAERFGLEITYKEALIGGAAIDETGVPFPDETKEIVLSSDAVLLGAVGGPKWDNLEFSIRPERALLGLRKLLNTFANLRPAKLYDELIDASSLKPEIIKGVDIMVVRELNSGIYFGIPKGIFVDGDERVGINTLRYKEHEVERIARVAFEVARKRGKKVTSVDKANVLEATVLWREVVERVHKEYEDVELNHMYVDNAAMQIIRWPKQFDVIVTTNMFGDILSDACAMLTGSLGMLPSASIGGKIGLYEPIHGSAPDIAGQNIANPIATINSAAMMFTYSFDMPEVEEAIDKAVRSVLAKGYRTKDIYSEGCKLVSTEEMGDLIAEEVKIAK
- the leuD gene encoding 3-isopropylmalate dehydratase small subunit, producing MSSEVYRGKAFKFGDDINTDEIIPARYLNTSDPAELAKHCMEDADPEFPSKVQKGDIIVAGKNFGCGSSREHAPIAIKAAGVSAVIAKSFARIFYRNCINIGLPIFESPEAVEGIEEGDIVEVNPVTGIIRNITKNTEFQATPIPPEIREIMDAGGLMEYAKKKLKENR
- a CDS encoding hybrid sensor histidine kinase/response regulator: MKIRTKFAILLTIMGLFGFLAATVGIYGMRIHVRVDNAIEVANTEKYLLEKILRSYLFLKEGYDGKIEKELKTSQRMFEINLKAIKNGGVVLVPKEATNNNPFQNFYIKPLGKQKEYKPLLTKIEREWKNIKNLLTSSAPPYEIYIESKKIKKELNILIDKLKLSDDRYLFYELEIGFIIAGTFVFIIIGIMLFDVSKKIEKLSYAITSIPTGKFCKLSKLPEKYRTNDEIGQAFIAAEETSQLIFSLLGRIKKMLQNFQTGKISKVRTDDLEGKWKEIGELLNAISEKWAEGAQTTLRWIECFKKLKSCETCERRFNCIIPADNQGIYKEIYGTLKKLKDETMVAADEIDRFRKEISKAIREGKTFIPSSIDYSKIPDFLHEIAKSLEDMAISLLNALSSQKIFLATVSHDIRTPLNGIIGFLGLLNQSDKLSPKDREYVELALSSAKQLLSLVNDILDVAKIQAEQIELYTEPINIIKVVKDTAYALSSNLKEGVELKFNFPEEELWVEGDEKRIKQIFFNLLSNAAKFTEKGFIEVGLKRVKEEKEKNAYKLLFYVKDTGIGIPYEKQPLLFKPFSQIKSRTAKKVEGTGLGLFITKKLANIMGGDVWVDSKPGKGSTFYVLLELKKAKPPAKQEQLDEMECENVDKNLKILIAEDIIVNQIFIRELLKKKFGIENVKIVDNGKKAVEAAEKEQFDLILMDLKMPVMDGLTAIEEIRKKGIDVPIFMLTADAFRDSEEKAIKAGADGYLVKPVDFKQLCKALSYASKIKMKRKGEEK
- a CDS encoding ATP-binding protein, coding for MNKVGICVGEATPREITFISNGNIQLGDYVELSYDGFRTLGFVKEIRCINRTVSEDLNIKDIEKLKSLTDGFKTYIGKIAILGDVEKGMFVPRTPPPPGTDIFPASKETLEKVFGKDDGKKLKLGTLLTRPDVNVYVDIDQIVSRHLAILAITGGGKSNTVSVIIEGILEKFGTILVFDMHGEYINFDFRRNGKNVVNRLELKLNPAYLNYKEFRQFINVDDNAFIQDRYLKRAFKTTLEEISAGKIQTSQFWGRLKGELEAYKELAKEDPDIKEDRKSIVGVLNKVEDAMESYHELFDLFEKPIVEQIEPGSLNVIDFSQVDEKVADIIVSHVLRNLLEKRKKFIHGYENGLKFPVLTIIEEAHILASSTINTKSKYWISRVAREGRKFGLGLCLVSQRPKSLDSNTLSQANNMVILKLVEPGDQRHVQQAAESLSSELVEQLPSLNVGEALVMGKMIGVPALVKIDLAKSKKSGKDISAVEEWQEIVEKRKQLEEDINSLADFYDE
- a CDS encoding cation diffusion facilitator family transporter; translated protein: MMNRISVEIFKEKKKIALLSISVNFTLFIIKLIAGLISGATTLVADAIHSLSDLAAAVSVYTGIEIANKKPKEFPYGLYKVENLVATISAFAIFLAGYEIFRYTFFNGKEKQLDNLPIAIGTVIASIAITFLFSKYEEKKGRELNSPSLLADAEHVKTDMLSSIVVLIGIAANYFGLFSIEKITVLIIVAFILHSGFEILTDSLKVLLDASVDSETLNRVEKILLSFPIVTKIKSLKGRNSGSYIFLEAEIYVDSDSLEQVHQTLDEIEKKIKKEIPFVEKVIIHPEPYESTKRVIAIPLDEKNCISEKFCDCDYIMIGKVDREKGVIEDVKIYSNPVKCVAKSRGVELVEFLKMKEVTCVALFKLPLHKGVFYAMAENRIKIALIKEKKEPYDILDMALNNKLCCINALTFLDKEEKGVSNES